Proteins from a single region of Haloplanus sp. GDY1:
- a CDS encoding RNA methyltransferase, protein MSGQRPVVVVVDAETPGNVGTIARAMKNFGLTDLKLVDPPELDPDGEAYGFAGHAREDVLPNADEVTLDEVVANYHTVGCTAITGEDSRRHVRFPFKTPRELADSLETVDAPTALVFGREGRGLDNEELGRLDEVCSIPASADYPVLNLGQAATILLYELRGLTVEETQLPDVERERATEADVERFHDFVGEFLDASGYREVKRDKTRRLVRRLIGRAHPTDREIHTLLGVLRRATGQLRHRRELLSEYDEPDRW, encoded by the coding sequence ATGAGCGGCCAGCGACCGGTCGTCGTCGTCGTCGACGCCGAGACGCCGGGCAACGTCGGCACCATCGCCCGCGCGATGAAGAACTTCGGGCTGACGGATCTCAAGCTGGTGGACCCGCCGGAACTCGACCCCGACGGCGAGGCCTACGGCTTCGCCGGCCACGCCCGCGAGGACGTGCTCCCGAACGCCGACGAGGTGACCCTCGACGAGGTGGTCGCGAACTACCACACGGTCGGCTGCACGGCCATCACGGGTGAGGACAGCCGACGACACGTGCGCTTCCCGTTCAAGACGCCCCGGGAGTTGGCCGACAGCCTGGAGACGGTCGACGCGCCGACCGCTCTGGTGTTCGGCCGGGAGGGGCGCGGCCTCGACAACGAGGAACTCGGCCGGCTCGACGAGGTGTGTTCGATCCCCGCGAGCGCGGACTACCCCGTCCTGAACCTGGGGCAGGCGGCGACGATCCTGCTCTACGAACTCCGGGGGCTGACCGTCGAGGAGACGCAGTTGCCGGACGTGGAGCGCGAGCGGGCCACGGAGGCGGACGTCGAGCGGTTCCACGACTTCGTCGGCGAGTTCCTGGACGCCAGCGGCTACCGCGAGGTCAAACGCGACAAGACCCGGCGGCTGGTGCGGCGGCTGATCGGCCGCGCCCACCCGACGGACCGGGAGATCCACACCCTGCTCGGGGTCTTGCGCCGGGCGACCGGGCAGTTGCGCCACCGCCGGGAACTGCTCTCTGAGTACGACGAACCCGACCGGTGGTGA
- a CDS encoding CPBP family intramembrane glutamic endopeptidase: MSTPTTDRSPWRRIRRWLAWPIRTRDGRRLRAPIRAVLPLVTTFLALAVVQTAVRTRFEHPVRELLELLGIAAILAVAVVASARLIDRRPTAEYGLAVDRRWVRSLAVGAGIGTAVNAGALAVVLGADWAAVTGVTEAPGVLPFLPATVGAFALVAVAAAWEEFVFRATMLKNLAEGGQDSLGRRPAVLLAVLLSALVFAALHGGKVTHPGQYGYYLLAGAILGGVYALTGDLALPIGFHALYNYTQGLFGLGVSGAVPELLALDLVGPSRWVGEEGLVHVGAAAAGGVLLVAYLRRRDGALKVADRVTRWTPRDGGE, translated from the coding sequence ATGTCGACCCCGACGACCGATCGATCCCCGTGGCGACGGATCCGGCGATGGCTCGCGTGGCCGATCCGGACCCGCGACGGCCGCCGACTCCGGGCGCCGATACGGGCGGTACTGCCCCTCGTGACGACTTTTCTCGCCCTCGCGGTCGTCCAGACGGCCGTTCGGACGCGGTTCGAGCATCCCGTCCGCGAACTGCTCGAACTCCTCGGGATCGCCGCGATCCTCGCCGTCGCCGTCGTCGCCAGCGCGCGACTGATCGACCGTCGACCGACCGCCGAGTACGGCCTGGCGGTCGACCGCCGGTGGGTCCGATCGCTCGCCGTCGGCGCCGGCATCGGCACGGCCGTCAACGCCGGCGCCCTCGCAGTGGTGCTCGGCGCCGACTGGGCCGCCGTGACCGGCGTCACCGAGGCACCGGGCGTCCTCCCGTTCCTCCCCGCGACCGTCGGGGCGTTCGCGCTCGTCGCCGTCGCGGCGGCGTGGGAGGAGTTCGTCTTCCGGGCGACGATGCTGAAGAACCTCGCGGAGGGCGGCCAGGACTCGCTGGGGCGGCGGCCGGCCGTCCTCCTCGCCGTCCTCCTCAGCGCCCTCGTCTTCGCCGCCCTCCACGGCGGCAAGGTAACCCACCCCGGACAGTACGGCTACTACCTGCTCGCCGGGGCGATCCTCGGGGGCGTGTACGCCCTGACCGGCGACCTCGCGCTACCGATCGGATTTCACGCGCTCTACAACTACACGCAGGGACTGTTCGGACTCGGCGTCTCGGGGGCGGTGCCCGAACTCCTGGCGCTCGACCTCGTGGGGCCGTCCCGGTGGGTGGGTGAGGAGGGCCTCGTCCACGTGGGCGCCGCCGCCGCGGGTGGCGTTCTCCTCGTAGCGTACCTCCGCCGGCGCGACGGGGCGCTCAAGGTCGCCGACCGCGTGACGCGGTGGACGCCACGCGACGGGGGCGAGTGA
- a CDS encoding ArsR/SmtB family transcription factor yields MDGDGDDELLALLDDEYARAILAELTTEPMSASELCAACEMSDPTAYRRLERLEAADLVVEQQAIDPDGHHYKRYAATVEEVTVAFADGSCEVSVTRSSTNPADRFTDLFEGVS; encoded by the coding sequence ATGGACGGGGACGGGGACGACGAACTCCTCGCGTTGCTCGACGACGAGTACGCGCGGGCCATCCTCGCCGAACTCACCACCGAACCGATGTCAGCCTCCGAACTCTGTGCCGCGTGTGAGATGTCCGATCCGACGGCGTACCGTCGCCTCGAACGGCTGGAGGCGGCCGACCTCGTGGTCGAGCAGCAGGCGATCGACCCGGACGGCCACCACTACAAGCGCTACGCCGCGACCGTCGAGGAGGTGACCGTCGCGTTCGCCGACGGATCGTGCGAGGTGTCCGTCACCAGATCCTCGACGAACCCGGCCGATCGGTTCACCGACCTGTTCGAGGGGGTGTCCTGA
- a CDS encoding DUF7521 family protein: MIPDLPLAPESVAWASRGLTAVVGLFVATLAYRGYRRNDAPQMRALAVGVGLLTAGVFLVVTVVDAVGAGAGVVLLARGLVTVAGLCAVLIAVRYR, from the coding sequence GTGATTCCGGACCTCCCGCTCGCTCCCGAGAGCGTCGCGTGGGCGTCGCGTGGGCTGACGGCCGTCGTCGGCCTCTTCGTCGCGACGCTGGCGTACCGTGGATACAGGCGCAACGACGCCCCGCAGATGCGGGCGCTCGCGGTCGGCGTGGGCCTGTTGACCGCCGGCGTCTTCCTCGTCGTCACCGTCGTCGACGCGGTGGGAGCCGGCGCCGGCGTCGTCCTGCTCGCCCGCGGACTCGTCACCGTGGCCGGCCTCTGTGCCGTGCTGATCGCCGTTCGCTACCGGTGA